Below is a window of Halarcobacter anaerophilus DNA.
AAACTCTATTTTATATCCTAATTTAGAGTATGAAAAAATCAGATTCTTATTTGTTTTTTGTCTTAGTCTGAAAAGCACACCTCTTAAAGCACCTTCTCCGACAACTTCGCCGTCATATAAATAGTCTTCAATTATTTTATTTGAAACAATACCGCTTTTATGCTCTGTTAATATATCAATTAAATCAATCTCTTTTTTATTTAACTCAATCTCTTTTTTTTCCAAAAATAGTTTTTTATTTTTTTTATCAAAGATGTAACCGTATTTTAAGGGTATAAATCTTTTTTTTGTTTCATTCTCTTCATTAAATGTTTTTTCAAGAGCTTTTAGATGTTTTTGTTTAGTCTCAAGTTTATTTTCAAGCTCTTTTTTTATATCAAATTTTTTTAGTGCCAACTCTACGGCAGCTTTTAATTCCGCATCTTTAAAAGGTTTTATTATATAGCCGTAAGGCTCGTGTTTTAACGCTCTGTCTATTGTATTGTTTTTATCATTTGCTGTTAGAAAAATAAAAGGAATATTATACTCTTTAGCTATTTGTTCACTTAATTTTATTCCGTCTACATCTCCTTTTAATGTAATATCTAAAAGGACTAAATCACAACTGTTTTTTTCTAGTAATTTAATAGCTTTTTTTGAATTATTTGCAATCCCTGTTACTTTGTATCCAAAATCAAAAAGAGCCTCTTTTATATCCAAAGCAGTTACTACTTCATCTTCTACAATTAAAATATTTTTTTTCATTACTCCTCTTCATCTTTTATTTCATACTCAATTTCACAAAAAAATCCTTTTGAAGAATCAATTTTTAATTCTCCTTCTAACTGAAACTCTACTATTGATTCTATTAACTGCCATCCCAAAGAGTGGCTGTTTTTTAACTTTTCAATTGAACAGCCCGAACCATTGTCTTTTAATCCGAAAGATATTTTTTTTGAACCGATTTTATGAATAAATATATCAATTTTTCCTGAATTTATTCCTTTAAAAGCGTGTTTAATTGAGTTAAGTAAGAGTTCATGAATAATTAAACCCGTTAAAACAGAATAATTTATACCAAGATTTATATTTTTTGAGACATTTACATATATTTTTATATTGTCTTTTATATTATATATATCTTTAATGGCACTAATCAATTTTTTTAAATACTGTTCTATATTTATAAAAGTTAAATCATTTCCTTGATAAATAATTTCATGTACTAAAGCAATAGCATAGATTCTACTTCTTGTTTTTTCTAATTGATTAATTACTATATCGTTTTTTTCTCTTCTTTTTTGCATTGATAATAAAGAAGAGAGAACTTGCAGATTGTTTTTTACTCTATGGTGAATCTCTTTTATTAAAATCTCTTTCTCTTTTAAAGAGGTTTTTATAATATGCTCTTTTCTTTTCTGTTCTGTTATATCTCTTGCAAAAGCACAAACAAACTCCTCTTCGCCGTTTGCCGAAAAATAGTTTGCTGCTATAAGACAAGGAAAAGTTTTTCCCTCTTTTGTTGTTAGTTCCGATTCAAAATAGTTAAACTGCTTTTTTTTATCTATTATTATTTTCTCTACAATATGAAATCTTTTATCTATTTTTGAAATATGAGTATTATATAGTTCTTCTTTTGTATAACCTAAAATTTTGCATAAACGATTGTTTACGTAGACTATTTTTCCCTTAAAATCAAACCAATATATGGCATCTGCTGTATTATCAAGAACAAAATTAATTAATTTGAGATTCTCCTTTTCCTGCTTTTTAAATTTGATTAATTTATCTTTTGTCTCTTTCTCTCTTTTTGCAATACTTTGTAAAAAAAAATAGAGTATAAAACTTACTAAAATAAAAAAAGTGATACCTATAAACAAAGGTAAATTTGTATAGTTTTCATGATTGTTTTTTAAAATAAACAAAGAAACATTATTTACTATGATGATACCCGAGATACTTACGATTAGGAAAAGGAAAGTATAAAGTTTTGCTTTTTTTTCATTCTCTATTCTTGCAATTTCATTTAAAATTTTATTAAACATTTTAACCTCATTTGATTTTGAAAAATGATTATAGTCCTTTTTTTATTAGAGAATAAAATTTTTCATTTGAGCGTTTTTTGAGATTTTTCTTTTTTATAATTACATTTATAGATAAGTATGAAAGGAGTTAATATGAATAAACTTTCCAGAAGGTCTTTTCTAAAAACTACAAGTTTAGGTATGACTTTCATGGCTACGCAAATGTATTCTCAAGGTTTTTCAAATCTACTTTTAAAAGATGCAAAATTTGAAAAAATAAAATTGGATTACGTAATCTTTGATAAAGGGATTAAACAAAGTGAAGAGTTTGCTTTGAAAATGAAAGCTTTGGGCACAAAAGTTTTTGAGGTAGATAAAGATATATCCTCAATGTGGAGTGAGATTATAAATCCAACTTGGGGCAAAGAAAAAGATACGGCAATTGTAGGTTTAACCTCTTATGAAACAATGTTTGTATTACAAAAAATTGCTTTTGATAAGAATATGGTTTTATATTATAGTGCCCAACATGATTTTAATGAAAAAAATATAAAACATAAAATAAATACCTCTAAAACGGTATTGGAAAATATAGAGAAAAACTTGAAATATTATAGTTGGAGTGATACTTTAGCACTTAATTTAAATAACTATCCATATAAAAAAATGGATATGCAAAATGAAATTCAAACAGAATATGAAAATAATGATAAAAAAAATATAGTTTTATACTCTTGGATTATGGCTCCAAGAAAAATAGCTTGTTAAAGGATATGTAGATGTCGGAAAATAAAAAAATGATATTACCCCACAAAGTAAATGAAAAAGATTTTTTAAATGCTATAAAAGAGTTTGAAAAAGTTGTAGGAAAAGAGTGGGTATATAAAGAAGAGGAAGATATAAATCTTTACAGAGATGCTTATTCTCCTTGTTGGGATGAACCACAAGAACCTATTCCTTCTTTGGCTGTAGCACCAAAAGAAGTAGAAGAGGTACAAGAAATAGTAAAAATAGCAAACAAATATAAAATTGCAATTTTCCCTATTTCAACAGGGAAAAATCTAGGTTACGGTTCTTCTGCTCCAAATAACAGAGGTGATGTTGTAATAGATTTAAAAAGAATGAATAAAATAATTGAGGTAAATGACAAAAGAAATTTTTGTATTTTAGAACCTGGAGTCTCTTATTTTGATCTATATGAATATTGTGAAAAAAACAATTTAAATGTAATGATGGATATGCCTGATCCAGGTTGGGGAAGTCCTGTGGGAAATTCACTTGATCATGGCTGGGGATATATGTATGGACAATATAGAGACCACTTTGGAGCACACTGCGGAATGGAAGTTGTTCTTCCAAACGGTGAACTAATGAGAACGGCAATGGGAGCACTGCCCGGGTCTAAAACTTTTGCGGAGAATAAATACGGATACGGTCCATATGTTGATGGGCTCTTCTCTCAATCAAATTTCGGGATTGTAACTAAAATGGGATTTTGGATGATGCCAAAACCTGAACACTATACACTAGCAGTATTAACAGTTCCCAAAAGAGATGACCTTATACCTTTAGTTGAAATTATGAACTATCTTGAGGACTCATCTATTATAGGATGGCCTTTGTACAGAAGTCCTCTAAATCCTGAATACGGAAAAGCTATGAACCCTGAGTTAAAATCTTATCTTACATCAAAAAACGGGAAACCTGATATTGATAAAATTCAAGATTATGCTTTAAGAAATAAAATTCCTTATTGGAAAATAGATATTCCAATTTATGGAAACAAAGATTCGGTAGAAGCAAATGTTAATTATATAAAACAGAGATTTTCTAAAGCAATAGACGGGGCAGAAATTGAAGTTATAGAGGATTATGATTTACCTTTAACTAAAGAGCAGAAAAAATCTTTAAAACACAAAGTAACTCTTGGAATACCAAATCTTGAAATATTTTGGCTAAGTACAAGAGGTGAAAACTTTGCTCCAAAAGACGGACATGTTTGGTTCTCTCCAATTATTCCAAGAGATGGGAAAGAGTTATTAAAATGTCAGGAAATATATATCGATACTTTTCATGAGCTTGGAATGGAATCAATGATTACTCCATTTTCCCACCCAAGAACTT
It encodes the following:
- a CDS encoding response regulator transcription factor, coding for MKKNILIVEDEVVTALDIKEALFDFGYKVTGIANNSKKAIKLLEKNSCDLVLLDITLKGDVDGIKLSEQIAKEYNIPFIFLTANDKNNTIDRALKHEPYGYIIKPFKDAELKAAVELALKKFDIKKELENKLETKQKHLKALEKTFNEENETKKRFIPLKYGYIFDKKNKKLFLEKKEIELNKKEIDLIDILTEHKSGIVSNKIIEDYLYDGEVVGEGALRGVLFRLRQKTNKNLIFSYSKLGYKIEFD
- a CDS encoding PAS domain-containing sensor histidine kinase — encoded protein: MFNKILNEIARIENEKKAKLYTFLFLIVSISGIIIVNNVSLFILKNNHENYTNLPLFIGITFFILVSFILYFFLQSIAKREKETKDKLIKFKKQEKENLKLINFVLDNTADAIYWFDFKGKIVYVNNRLCKILGYTKEELYNTHISKIDKRFHIVEKIIIDKKKQFNYFESELTTKEGKTFPCLIAANYFSANGEEEFVCAFARDITEQKRKEHIIKTSLKEKEILIKEIHHRVKNNLQVLSSLLSMQKRREKNDIVINQLEKTRSRIYAIALVHEIIYQGNDLTFINIEQYLKKLISAIKDIYNIKDNIKIYVNVSKNINLGINYSVLTGLIIHELLLNSIKHAFKGINSGKIDIFIHKIGSKKISFGLKDNGSGCSIEKLKNSHSLGWQLIESIVEFQLEGELKIDSSKGFFCEIEYEIKDEEE
- a CDS encoding FAD-binding oxidoreductase; protein product: MSENKKMILPHKVNEKDFLNAIKEFEKVVGKEWVYKEEEDINLYRDAYSPCWDEPQEPIPSLAVAPKEVEEVQEIVKIANKYKIAIFPISTGKNLGYGSSAPNNRGDVVIDLKRMNKIIEVNDKRNFCILEPGVSYFDLYEYCEKNNLNVMMDMPDPGWGSPVGNSLDHGWGYMYGQYRDHFGAHCGMEVVLPNGELMRTAMGALPGSKTFAENKYGYGPYVDGLFSQSNFGIVTKMGFWMMPKPEHYTLAVLTVPKRDDLIPLVEIMNYLEDSSIIGWPLYRSPLNPEYGKAMNPELKSYLTSKNGKPDIDKIQDYALRNKIPYWKIDIPIYGNKDSVEANVNYIKQRFSKAIDGAEIEVIEDYDLPLTKEQKKSLKHKVTLGIPNLEIFWLSTRGENFAPKDGHVWFSPIIPRDGKELLKCQEIYIDTFHELGMESMITPFSHPRTWMYRAFCFMIGFANSREDKEINEKMRNVYNTMVKVAAKHGWGDYRAGPVFQDAVSGVYNFNDSILKRFAEQLKDTIDPNGIIAPGRGGIWPKRLRGEKND